The segment TCTTGAAGTCGAACGGGCCCTTGAGCTTGTTGTCGATGGAGCCGCCCCCCTTCTGCTGGTAGTAGGCGGTCCGGCTCGTCTGCGCGCCGCCGTCCGCCTGCGAGTACGCGTCCGTGATGAGCCGGTCGCCGTCCTTGTGCGGCTCCACATGCACCGCGTTGCGCGTGTACGTGAGGCCCCGGTCCTTCACCTTGGAGATGTCATCGAAGGACTTGAGGTCCGCGGCCCCGTTCTTGTCGCCCTTCCACTCGGCGCGCTCCACCAGCGTGCCGCCGTCCGCCTTCATCTCCAGCCGGTCGCGCGTGTGGGTGCCGTCCTCGTAGGCGGCGGTGTCCATCGTCACCGCGCCGTCCTTCTTCGTCGCCACCGAGCGCTCGATGATCTCTTTCTCGCCGTTGACGCGGGTGAGCTCCACCTGGGCGTCGGACACGCGCTTGAGGGTGATGCCCGCGGGCACGGGTTCCCGGCCGTCCGCCATGGCGAAGAGCTTGTCGGCTTGCTGCGTCGTCTTCTCGCGCAGCGACTTCTGCGCCTCCACCGTCTCGTCGCGGCGCTCGCTCACGCTGCGGAGCTCCACCGCCTGCTTCGCCTTGTCCTCGCCGGACACCGTCTGCTTCTCGGGCGGAGGCCCCTCCACGGCCGGCTTCGGCTCCGTGCGCACGACGCCCTTCGCGGCGAGGCCCACCCTCAGGCCCGGGAGGGCCGGCGCGAGCGCGGCGTCACCCAGCACCGGGCCCGTGGCCCGCTTCTGCGCCTCGAAGGCGTCGCCCACGACGGCCGGCTTCTTCGCCTCCACCGGCGCGGTGGCGACCTGCGGGGGTTCCCTCTGCTCGGTGACGGCGGGCGGGGCGACGGGGGCGAGGGGCTTGCGGGAGACCGGTGCGAGGGCCATGGGCGCTCCAGAGAAAGGGGGGATGCGAGTGCTCCGATGCAGGGACCCATTGCGGCCCGCGTGCCAGCCCCGCGAGGCCTGTGGCCGCGCCTGTTTCCAGGGGGTTGTCGCCCACCTGCACCGCGCGTCCTGGTGACCCTTGATGGGGGCCTGATGACCGCAGACACCAGGCAGGCGGCCTGGATGACGCATCGCGGGAGAAGATGCGGAGCGGGCAAGGGCCGGGGGTAGAGTCCCGCTCCGGGTGCACCACCGATGACCAAGAGAGACACCGGCAGGGGCGGAATGAACACGGGCGCTTCGGACGCCGCGCGCTCGGGCGTGGGCACGGGGCATGGAACCGGGCGGGGGACGGGGACTGGCGGCTCACGCCGGGCCCCGGAGGACGTGCCGCCCGTTCCCCAGGTGGGGCGCTACCTGCTGCTGCGCAAGCTGGGGCAGGGCGGCATGGGCGTGGTGTACGCCGCCTATGATCCGGACCTGGACCGCAAGGTGGCGCTCAAGCTCCTGCACCCGAACCACCAGCGGGAGTCGGAGGAGGCCCGCTCCCGGCTGATGCGCGAAGCGCAGGCCATGGCGCGCGTCTCCCATCCCAACGTCATCCCCGTCTTCGACGTGGGCATCTGGGGCGACCAGGTCTTCGTCGCGATGGAGCTGGTGGACGGCGGCACGCTGGGCACCTGGCTGAAGGAATCCAAGCGCTCGTGGAGCGAGGTGCTGGAGCGCTACCTCCAGGCCGGCCGGGGGCTCCAGGCCGCGCACGACGCGGGGCTCGTGCACCGCGACTTCAAGCCCGCCAACGTGCTGGTGAGCCGCGCGGGCCGCGTCTACGTGACGGACTTCGGGCTGGCGCGGCAGGTGGGCGACGCGCCGGAAGCGGCGACGTCGCCGGAGGAGGCGGAGGTCCTCCAGGCCGCGGACCGGCGGATGCTGGAGACGACGCTCACCGAGGCGGGCCTCCTCGTGGGTACGCCCAACTACATGTCCCCGGAGCAGTTCCGGGGCACGACGCTGGACGCGCGCACGGACCAGTTCAGCTTCTGCGCCGCGCTCTACGGTGCCCTCTTCGGCACGCGCCCCTTCGACCCGGGCAGCCTGAGGGCGTACGCGTCCTCCAGCCGGGGCGTGGAGGCGGAGGGCACGCAGTCGCTGGGGGGCACCGCGCCCCTGACGGCGCCGGGCCCCACCGCGCCGCCGCCCGTGCTCATCCGCGAGCCGCCGCGCGACACGAAGGTGCCCGCGTGGGTGCGGCAGGCGGTGCTGCGCGGCCTGTCGCTGGACGCGGACGCCCGCTTCACCTCCATGCGGACCCTGCTGGACGCGCTCTCCCAGGAGCAGCGCCACGGCCAGCGCAGGCGCTGGGTGACGGCGACGGGCGCGATGGCCGCCACGCTCGCGGTGGCCGGGGGCGTGGCGTGGCAGCAGTCCCAGGTGTGCGCGGACGCCGGGGCCCTGATGGACGACGTCTGGACGCCGGACGCGAAGGCGCGGCTGGAGTCCGCCTTCCGCGCCACCGGCAAGCCCTTCGCGGAGGCCATGGCCTTCCGCACCGTGCAGGTGCTGGAGCACTACGCGGGCGCGTGGAAGCAGCAGCGCGTCCTGGCGTGCGAGCAGACGCGCGTGCAGGGCGTCGTTCCGGAGGACCAGCTTGATCGGCAGGTGGTGTGCCTGGAGCGGCGCCGCAAGGATTTGCGCTCCACGGTGGACCTGCTGGCCAGCGCGGACGCGGCGCTGGTGGAGAAGGCCGTGGACGTGGCGCACGCGCTGCCCGCGCTCCACGACTGCGAGGACGTGGGCTCGCTGGCCGAACAGCAGCGCCGGCCCTCCGACCCCGCCCTGCGCGAGACGATTGATCAACTGGAGGGGAGGCTGTCGGAGGTCCGCGCGCAGGTGGACGCGGGGCGCTACCCCGCGGCGCTCGCGGCGGTAACGCCCCTGGAGGCCCCGGTGCTGGCCACGGGCTTCCTGCCGCTGCGCGCGGAGCTGCGCTTCCACCAGGGCTGGCTCCAGGAGCAGCTGGGGGACTCGCCCGCGGCCTCGACGCTCCTGTCGCGCGCCGTGTTCGACGCGGAGGCGGGCCGGGCGGACCGGCTGAAGGTCGCCATCCTCAACAAGCTCCTCTACGTGGAGGACGGGCTGAAGCACTTCGACCCGGCGGCGAACTGGGGACAGCTCGCGGAGGCCACCCTCCAGCGGCTGGGCGGGGAGCCGGTGCTGGAGGCCGACGTGAAGGTGAACCAGGCCAACCTCGCCGCGTCCCAGGACCACCTGGAGGACGCCGTCGCGCGGCTGTCGGAGGCGCGGGCCCTCTATGAGAAGGCCCTGCCGCCCCAGCACCCCAAGCGCGCGCGGACGCTCTTCCTGCTGGGCCGGATGACGCTCGCGGCGGGCAAGCCGACGGAGGCCCTGGCGCTCCTGGAGGAGTCGCTGAAGCAGACCGAGGCGGCGGTGGGCCCGCTCCACCCGGACATGGCGCGCCGGCACGTCCTGCTGTCCCTGGCCCTGCGCGAAGCGAAGGAGGACGCCCGGGCGCTGCCCCATGCCCGGGCGGCGGCGGACATCCTCAAGGCCGTCCACGGCGCGGACAGCCCCTGGTACGCGGATGCGCTGGACGAGGTGGGCATGTGCCAGCTTGGGATGAAGCGCTACGACGACGCCCTGAAGACCTACGAGCAGGCCCTGGCGCTCAAGCGCAAGGCGCTGCCCGCGGACGACGAGGGGCTCCAGCCCTCCTATGACGGGGTGGGGCAGGCGCTGCTGGGCCTGGGCCGGGCGCGTGATTCGGTGGCACCGCTCCAGCAGGCGGTGTCCTTCGCGTCCGCGCCCGCGGATGCGCTGGCGGAGTCGGGCTTCGCGTTGGCGCGCGCGCTGTACCAGGCGGGCCGTCCGCCGGAGGCCCGGGGCGAGGCCACCCGGGCCCGGGGGCGCTTCACCGAGGCGGGGATGGACGAGCGCGTGGGGGAGGTGGACTCGTGGCTGAAGTCCCTGCCGACCGAGGCCGCGCGCCCGCCTGCCCGCAAGCCCCCCCGCTCACGGCGGCGGTGAGGCCGCGCGCATGCGCGGGTGGCAGCCCCGGCGAGGCGTGGTAGCGTCCGCCGCGTGTCGCTGCCGCCAGACGAGGATGAGGCGCTCCTGGATGCCACGGCCACCCTGCAGCGGGGCCGGTCGGGTCAGGTGCGGATGGTGCTGCGGGTCCTGTCGGGCGCGGAGGCCGGCAAGGCGCACGCGCTCAAGCAGGGCACGTACGTGCTGGGCAAGGCCCCCACGTGCGACATCGTCCTGTCCGACAAGGCCGTCTCCCGGCAGCACCTGCGGCTGGAGGTGCACGACGAGCACGTGCTCGCCACGGACCTGGGCTCCCACAACGGCTCCTTCGTGGACGGCCTGCGCTTCAGCGCCATGGAGCTGCGCCCGGGCAGCGTCTTCACCCTGGGCACCACGGAGCTGAAGCTGGTGCCGGAGGACACGCGCGACCGCTCGGTGACGCTCTCCTCCAAGGACCGCTTCGGCGCGCTGGTGGGCAACAGCCGCAAGATGCGCGAGGCCTTCACGCTGCTGGAGCGCCTGGCGCCCGGCGGCGCGGACGTCCTCATCCACGGGGAGACGGGCACCGGCAAGGACCTGTGCGCGGAGGCCATCCACCAGCAGAGCCCGCGCGCGAAGGGCCCCTTCGTCATCGTGGACCTGGCGGGCGTGCCCTCCACGCTCATCGAATCCGAGCTCTTCGGCCACGTGAAGGGCTCCTTCACCGGCGCCCAGGCCGACCGCGCCGGCGCCTTCGAGCGCGCCCAGAACGGCACCGTCTTCCTGGACGAGATTGGCGAGCTGCCCCTGGAGCTGCAGCCGCGCCTGCTGCGCGTGCTGGAGCGCCGGCAGGTGAAGCGCGTGGGCGGCAACGACTACTTCACGGTGAACATGCGCGTGGTGGCCGCCTCCCACGTCAACCTGGAGCAGGCCGTCCAGCAGGGGAAGTTCCGCCGCGACCTCTTCCACCGGCTCGCCGTGCTGCGCGTCACGCTGCCCGCGCTGCGCGAGCGCCCGGACGACATCCCCCTGCTCATCGACTCCATGCTCAAGCAGATGGGCCGGCCGCCCAGCGCCCTGTCCGACCAGACCCGCGCGCTGCTCCTCCAGTACCCCTGGCCCGGCAACGTGCGCGAGCTGCGCAACGTGGTGGAGCAGGTGGTGAACCTGGGCGAGGAGGCCCTGCCCGACCTGGAGCCGCCCACGGATGGGACGCGCAAGGGGGCGGAGCTGGACCTGCCCTTCAAGGAGGCCAAGGAGCACCTCATCGAGGTCTTCGAGCGCGACTACCTGAAGAACCTCATCGAGCGTTGCGAAGGCAACATCTCCCGGGCGGCCCGGGAGGCGGACATCGACCGTGTCTACCTGCGGAAACTTCTGCGGAAACATGGCCTGGACCCGGCGGGGGACCCTTAACACGGGGCGGCATCCCAGGTAGGATGGCATCCCCCATCCCCCTCCAGGAGACCTCCCCTTGAGCGTGACCCTCCCCCCGAACCTCCAGCGTCCCGTCGCACCGCGTGCGGAGCTGACGCCGACGTCCCAGAAGCCGGAGCCGGCCGCGCAGCAGGCGGCGCTGCCCCTGGCGAAGGTCGTCACCTCGGTTGAGTCCGCGCCCACCGCGGTCCAGACGGAGCATGCCTCGGACGCCTTCGCGGCCGAGGACGCCATCCGGATGCTGCAGGGCTGGGCGAACCGCTTCGCGTCGGGCGCGGGGGCCTCCCCGGAGGCGGACGCGCTGCGCGTGGGCCAGGCCTGCGCTCCCCAGGAGGCGGCGCCGCAGATTGGCGACTGGGAAGACGACGCGTCGGTGGTCCAGCAGACGAAGGAGCAGAACTGCGGCGCCGCGGTGGCGGTGATGCTGGGCAATGAGAAGGGCACCGGCAAGACGCAGGCCGCGTCGGACACGGAGAAGATGGACGCGCTGGACTCGCGCTTCACGGACGGCGACGGCACGACGCCCATCGAGCTGTCCAACATGCTGGCGAGCCAGGGCGTCAAGGTGACGGAGTCGGCCTCCAAGCTCGACAAGGGCCTCCTGGACGACGCGCTCAGCCGCGACGGCAAGGCGGCGGTGCTGGTGGACTCCTCCAAGGTGGACCCCCGGGCGCAGGCCGGCGAGAAGGGCCAGGCGCACTGGGTCACCGTGGAGGGCAAGGACGACCAGGGCCGCTACAAGGTGAAGGACCCGGGCACGGGCAAGAGCGTCAAGATGGACGCCGACAAGCTGTCGGACGCCGTGGACACCAGCCTGCGCGAGCACAAGACGGGCGGCATGGTCATCGTCGAGGGCGCCAACGGCGCCTCCGAGGAGCAGGTCGCGGCGGAGAGCAACTCGAAGGTGGCGTCGCTCGCCAACGAAGAGGGCGGCGGCTCCCGCGCCATGTCCCGCTTCGGTCGCGAATCCTCCTAGCCCCTCCTGGACGACCGCCTCATGGCCCTCCCCAGGTTCATCCGCCACGGTCCCCTGCGCGTCGCCCTGCCGGAAGGCTGGTTCGACGCCAGCCACATCGTGGCGGTGGGCCCGGAGGAGGACGGCTTCCGCGCGAACCTCGTCGTGTCGCTGGAGCCCGCGGTCCCCCATGAGACGCTGGAGCAGTTCGCCGCGCGCATGCTGGAAGGCGTGCGCGGGGCGCAGGACTTCCGCCAGGTGTCGCAGAAGAAGGCGACGCTCGGCGCCAACGCGGGCGTGCTGCGCGAGTACACGTTCCGGATGGAGGCGCTGAGCCTCGCGCAGCTCCAGTTCCACGTGCTGCGCGAGCAGGTGGGCTTCACCTTCACGTACACCCAGCTCGCGAACCGGCTGGCCGCGACGCGCCCGGAGGCGGAGGCGCTGCTCGCGTCGGTGACGTTGGATTCGGTGGCGGAGCTGTCGCTGCGCCCCACGTTGCGCGCCTGAGCTGCGTTCGGGCGCCTCCGCCCGGGCGCCAACTCAGACGACCAGGTGCTCCACGGCGCGCAGCCGCAGGAGTTGGCGCGCAAGCTCCTGCACCTGCTCCACCTCCTGCTGGCCCAGGGCCTTGCGCAGCGACAGCTTCATGTCCGTGGACGCGCGCAGCAGCAGGGTGCGCAGCTGGGCGTTGCTGAGCAGCGGGTTGAGGCGCCGCAGGTGGCCCACCAGCGCCCCCAACTGGGCCAGCGTCAGTCCGGCGACCATCACCTGCGTGTGGGAGCCCTCGTCCGGGCTCTGGCTGATGGCCAGCATCCACGGGGACAGGAGCAGGGAGCGGGTGAACTCCCGCCCGTACGTCTGGCCCAGCCGCGCGCACTCCTCCAGCAGCGGGCCGGTGTCGTGGCCGGCGATGACGGGCTGGATGCGGGCGGCCTCGTACTTCTGGAGCACCGCGTCGTATTGCTTGCGCACGTCGACGCCCTGCGGGCTGCGCAGGAACTCCGTGAAGGCTTCGTTCACCTCGCGCCGCAGGGCCTGGAGCAGCGCGGCGTCGTCCGTGACGGGGGGCTCGCCCAGCGCCAGGGCCAGGTACTGCCGGTCCTCGGGGACCGCGTTCGCGGACTTCCACCACTCGTGGGCGACGGAGCTTTCGCTCAGGACCACGGGCAGGGTGACGACGCCCTGGCGGCCGGGGTTGGCGAGGAAGTTCGTGAGTTTCATCACCACTTCGGACAGCCCGCGAAACAGCCGGTTGATCAGCGCCAGGCGCAGCTTCGCGCGGCCCTCCGCGGCCTCCTTCGCGGCGTTCGCGCCCTGTCCGTCCGTGGCGGTGCGCTCGCGCGAGGCCCCGGACGAAGGGGTGGGCAGCTGGCGCGCCTGGAGCGGGGCGACGTCCACCTGCGGGGCCGGCGCCTGGGGCTGGGCCTGCGGCTGGGGCGCGAGCGTGGGTTCGGGGATGGCTGGCTTCTCCACCAGGCCCGCGAACCCGGCGGCGGCGGCGCCGCGCTGGGTGCTGGGCGCCATCCCGTCCTTCTGCTGGGAGCCCTTCGCGGCGTCGCCCCCACCGCGTTCGGCTTCCGCGGACCGGGCGGCCGTGCCCTCCTGGCCCGCGGACTCCTGGGCGCCGCCCTTCGCGGAGGTGCCCTTCGCGGAGCCACCCTTGACGAGGCCGCCCTTCGCGGTGGCCTTGCCGGAGGCCTTGCCCTCACCGGGCTTCGCCTTTTCGCCCGGTCCTTCCTCCCGGGGGCCTCGCGCGGGCACGCCCGGCCGGGGGAGGTTGGGAGGAAGGCGGACGCTCATGGGACGGGGCCTCTAGGGGGAGGGACTCAGGCCAGGTTCTTCAGGTGGACGACGAGGTTGCTGTCGCTGCTGCCCAGCGTGCTCGCGTCGTCGGTGGGGATGACGTAGCCCTGATCCGCGCCGACGTGCTTGCGGAAGAAGTCTACCACCTCCGGATCCTGCACGTTGGAGGTGGTGCTCTTCTTGATGCCGTACGCCTGCCCGTCCGCACCCTTGGCCTTCACGGAGTCCGGGGCTGAGGCCAGCAGGTTCTCGGTGGTGCCCGACAGGCGACCGCCGCTCTGCGGCTGCATCGTCATGGCGGCGTTGTGACCCTCGATGTAGCTGACGTCGTAGTAGGTTTTCCCGTGCCCGCCGTCGAACTTCACTTCACCGAGCGTCGCGTTCTTGCCGTCGCCAGCGTCGGTGCGGAAGTTGCCGGACCAGCCGTCCGGGAACTGCACCGTCCTGCTCTCACCGGGCTTGAGGGTGACTGCGTCCACGGCCTTCTCGCCTGCGTTGGGGGTGAAGTTCACCTTCATCGGCGTGGTGCCGTCGTTGTGCAGGGTCATGGTGTTCTTGCCCGTCACCCCGCCCTGGGACTGCGAAGCGCCCTGGGCGCCCGCGACGGCGGGCTCTCCGCCGAAGGCCGCGCTCTCGCCGCCCAGGTCCGGCACGCCGCCGTCGAAGGAGTCCCCTTGCGCGCCCAGGCCCATCGCGGCGCCATTCGGCCCGACGACGCCCGTGTTGCCGATGTTGTTCGGCCCGACGACGCCCGTGTTCCCGCCGCTGGCGCCCTGCGCGCCACCAAGGCCCTCGGCGCCCAGGAGCTTCGACAGCTCTCCCAGCATCGCGAGCATCTTCCCCAGCTTCTCCATCCCGCCGCCCTTGCCCGCGCCGTCCAGCGAGTCGAAGCCGTCCTGCTGCATCTGGCCCCGTAGCCCGAGGCCCTTCTCCAGCGCGCCGCTCTTCATCGCGTCCGTCGCGACCTGCTGGAGCGGGGCGACCTGCCCGGTGGCCGGGGTGCGGGAGAGGGCGGGGCTGGGAACGGACGACTTGGAGAGGGGAGAGATCGCCATGGCGGTGTTCCTCGAAAGAAGCGGGGTCGGCGGGGGGCGCCGGCCGTATCGGCTGATGTGGGGGACTAGAGCAGGAGGCATGCCAGCTCCCACCCGCGGGCCGGCGGTGCGCCAATCCCCCGGGATTGCTCGTGAAGGTCCAGGACAGGGGGCTGGCCTTGAGGACGCCGGCGCCCGCGCCCTGATGACTGCCGTCGGGCCGCTGGTGTCTGGCGTCATCACCCCCGACGCCGTCCGCGCCTCCCACGCACGCGGGCCCGCAAAGAAGAACGGCCCCCCTCCGCGTGGGAGAGAGGCCGGAAGACTTCAGGGCCCTTCAGGTCAGGCTCTTCGGACCGTGGCCGAGCGGATGGCCCTCAGGATCAACAGCAACACCACCGCTCCGATGAACGCCACGAAGATGGTGCCCGCGATGCCACCGAACGGAGCACTCGTGCCGAGCGCCCGGAAGATGAAGCCGCCCAGGAACGCGCCGACCACGCCCACCACGATGTCGCCCACCACGCCGTAACCGCCACCCACCACCGCGGACGCGAGCCACCCCGCGATGAGGCCGATGACCGCCCACAACAGGATTGCTTCCAAGCCCATGCCGTTCCCCCTTTGCAAATGGACGGGAACAACATGGGCATGGTTCCTCCTGGATGCTCGTCCCACCCCGCGGAACGATGCGCGGCGCCCCTGGAGCCCTGGCTTCCAGCCACCCTGGCGTTCACCACCGGACGTCCGGACGTCAGCCCTTCGCGGGTGAAGCGCCTCCCAGGGACCGACGCCTGATTCCCCCGGGGCCGCGAGGCGTACGGACACTGTCCGTGCGCCCTCGCCTGTGGCGCCTCCGGGCCCCGCTTGTCGTGTGAGCCATGGCCCACGACGTGTTCATCCATCGAGATCTTCACGCCGATGTACCAGTTGTTCCTCACGGATCGGGACTTCTGGCGCGCGAGCAATTCGTTGCAGTTGGATGAGACCCTCACCATCTACGTCGCGACGCTGCTCCAGGCGCCCGGGCTGGTGGCGCTGGTGAACAACCGCCACAACATGTTGCCGCTGACGACGATGCGCGGGCTTCCGCTTGATGCTGCACGGCCTGTCCGCGGAGCTGCTCCACGGCTTCCTGGTGGAGTGCAAGCACGGGCGGATGCCGCAACTGGCGCGCATCGTGGCGCCCACGCTCCAACTGCCCCAGCCGGTGAGCAGCGCGGCGTAGGCGTCCTCCGCGCTCCATCCCGGCGACTCACTGCGAAAAGCCCCTCTACTTCCGGAGGATTGACGGGCCGGGGCTTTAAGATGCATTCTGAATGCATCTTTAACGGGCCTGGTTCCAGGCCGGGGAGCGGCGGCATGTCGAGCGTGTACGAGCAGATTGGTGGAGAGCCGGCGATGGCGGCGGCGGTGGAGCTCTTCTACCGGAAGGTGCTGGGCGACGAGCGCATCAGCCACTTCTTCGAGACCGTGGACATGGAGCGCCAGGCCGCGAAGCAGAAGGCCTTCCTGACGATGGTGTGCGGTGGCCCCGCGAACTACACCGGCAAGGACATGCGGGAGGGCCACCGGCCGCTGGTCCAGCGCGGCTTGAATGACATGCACTTCAACGCCGTGGCGGGGCACCTCAAGGAAACGCTGGAGGAGCTGGGCGTGCCCGCGGAGCTGGTGGGGAAGGTGATGGCGGTCGCGGAAGGCGCTCGCGCGGACGTGCTGAACCGCTGAAGCCGGAAAGGGGCACGTCATGGCGAAGGTGAAACACGAAGCCGCGTGGTACCCACTGGAGCCCGAGGAGACGGTGCTGGACGGGCTCCTGCGGCAGGGCGTGAACGTGCCCCACTCGTGCCGGGCAGGGGCCTGCCAGTCCTGCCTGATGCGGGCCGTGGAGGGCACCGTGCCCCCGGCCTCGCAGGTCGGGCTCAAGGACACGCTCCGGGCCCGCAACTACTTCCTCGCGTGCGCCTGCAAGCTGCCGGCGGACGCCGCGCTGGAGGTGGCCGGAGTCCGCGAGCTGCGCATCCCCGCGAGCATCGTCGCGTTGGAGTCGCTGTCGCCGGACGTGCTGTCGGTGCGCCTGGAGACGGCGACGCCACTCGACTACCGCGCGGGACAGTACGTCTCCCTGGTGCGCGCGGACGGACTCGCGCGCAGCTACTCCCTGGCGAGCCTGCCCCGCGAAGGCACCCTGGAGCTTCATGTGCGGCTCATCCCCGGGGGCGCCATGAGCGGCTGGCTCGCCCGGGACGTGCGACCCGGTGAACGCGTGGAGATCCAGGGCCCGGCGGGGGACTGCTTCTACGTGCCCGGGCAGCCGGAGGCCCCCCTGTTGCTGGCGGGCACGGGCACGGGGCTCGCGCCCCTGTATGGGATTGTCCGGGACGCGCTGGAGGCCGGCCACACGGGGCCCATCCACCTGCTCCACGGGGCGAGGGACCCGGGGGGCCTGTACCTCGTGGACCGGCTGCGTGAGTGGGCCGCCTGGCACCCGAACGTCCACTACTGGCCGAGCGTGCTGGCCGGCGGCGGTGGGGACATCCAGGAAGGAACGCTGGAGGCGCTCGTGCTCGCCCGCCTCCCGAAGCGGCCCACCGGTTGGCGAGCGTTCCTCTGCGGCAACGCCGAAGGGGTGCTATCCCTGCGCAAGAAGCTCTTCCTGGCGGGGTTCTCGCTGAAGGACATCCACGCGGATGCCTTCCTGCCGAGCGCGCCGCCAGCAGGGCGTGTCGCTGGAGCCGCCTGACCTTGCACCTGACCCTTCACGCCGACTACGCGCTGCGCGTCCTCATGTACCTGGCCGCGCGCTCCGACACGCCGTCGTCCACCCAGGAGATGGCGGACGCCTACCGCATCTCCAAGCACCACCTGGTGCGCGTGGTGCAGACGCTGGGACAGCAGGGCTGGGTGGAGGTGCGGCCGGGGCGCTCCGGCGGCGTTCTGCTGGCGAAGGCCCCGGGGGACATCCGCCTGGGCAAGGTGGTGCGCGCGGCCGAGCCGGACTTCCACCTGGTGGAGTGCTTCGACCGGGAGCGCAACACCTGTCCCATCGCGCCGGCCTGCGGCCTCAAGGGCGTGCTGGCGGAGGCCCGCGACGCGTTCCTGGCCACGCTAGACAAGTACACGCTGGAAGACCTGTTGCGGCGCTCCAAGCCGGGCCTGGTCGAACTCTTCTTCCCCGCGGCCACGTCGGAGGGCTGAGGCCCCCGACGTGGGCGCAGAGGGGCTTCAGCGCCCGTAGGTGCCGACGAGCGTGGCGCGCGCGAGCGTGTGGCTGAAGAGGTTGAAGCCCAGCAGGCCGGGCGAGGCGTCCTTCGGCACGTCGAGCGACTCCACGTCCACGGCGTGCACGACGATGAAGTAGCGGTGCGCGCCATGGCCCGGCGGAGGCGCGGCGCCGATGTAGCGCGCGACGCCGCCGTCGTTGCGGAGCTGGAAGGCGCCGGCGGGCAGCTTCTTGCCGTCCTCGGTGCCCGCGTCGGTGGGCAGGCTGGTGGTGGCGCGGGGCAGGTTGACCACGGCCCAGTGCCAGAAGCCGCTCGCGGTGGGCGCGTCCGGGTCGTAGACGGTGACGACGAAGCTCTTCGTGCCCTCCGGGAAGCCGCTCCAGGACAACTGCGGTGACACGTCCTTGCCGCCCGCGCCAAAGATGCCGCTGAGCTGCGCGGTGGCCAGCGTCTCGCCGTCGCGCACGTCGGTGCTGGTGACGGTGAAGGAGGGCACCTTCGGCAATGCGTCGTAGGGGTTGAGCTTCATGCGCGTGGGCTCCAGGGGAGGAAGAGGGGCGCGAAAATAACCACCCGCTTCGGGAGTCGCGCGCACCCGCGCGCCGACTGTCGCAATGTGGAGGGTTGACGCTTCAGCGGGAGGCCCTTCTCTCCCGGTACTCCACGGTCATTTTCTGCAGGGCCTTGAGCATCTCGTCATCCTCAATGGAGAAGGGATCGCACTGCCCCGTCAGCTGACTGCTGGCGATTGCAATGACCTGTCCCACGCGGAAGTCAGGCTCTTCCGCCAGGAAGTTCAGGAGCGCTTCCATGACCTGTTCTGGAAGTCGTTTCGGGCTCATGCCGCCGCACCCTACCGTCCGGCCCCGAGGCCTGGAAGGAGCCCTGGATGCGCCGTACGTGGAGCTGAAGGGCGCAGGACGCAGCGCGTACGACGAGGACTGAAAGTGTGTAGCCGCACGCAGCGTCCCCGTGATGACGAGGCGCGTCGGTTCGCTGTCGTTGACAGGGGACACCCGGGCCCGGACAGTCGTGCGCGCCATGGCCACCTATCCCGCGTCTCCCCGTGAAGCCTTCCTCCAGCTTCGCTCGCTCGCCGAGGCGCTGAGCCAACCGGAGCAGCGCCCCCGCGCGCTGGTGGAGCTGCGCGAGCTGGCGGAGCTGTCGCGCGACAAGCCGGAGGGCGCGCCGCTGCGCCTCGCGTCGGTGGTGGTCGC is part of the Corallococcus soli genome and harbors:
- a CDS encoding RrF2 family transcriptional regulator, coding for MHLTLHADYALRVLMYLAARSDTPSSTQEMADAYRISKHHLVRVVQTLGQQGWVEVRPGRSGGVLLAKAPGDIRLGKVVRAAEPDFHLVECFDRERNTCPIAPACGLKGVLAEARDAFLATLDKYTLEDLLRRSKPGLVELFFPAATSEG
- a CDS encoding YbhB/YbcL family Raf kinase inhibitor-like protein, which translates into the protein MKLNPYDALPKVPSFTVTSTDVRDGETLATAQLSGIFGAGGKDVSPQLSWSGFPEGTKSFVVTVYDPDAPTASGFWHWAVVNLPRATTSLPTDAGTEDGKKLPAGAFQLRNDGGVARYIGAAPPPGHGAHRYFIVVHAVDVESLDVPKDASPGLLGFNLFSHTLARATLVGTYGR